The DNA segment GGAAGGCCTCCGCCAGCGCCTTCATCGCCGCGATCTCCTCGTCGGGCGGGAACACGCCGCCCTTGAGCTTGAACGAGCCGAAGCCGTACCGCTGTTGCATCAGCCGGGCCTGCTCGACGATGCCGGCGGGATCCAGCGCCTCGCCCCAGTCGTCGCCGACCGCCGGGCGGCCGTCGAGGGCCGGGTGCTCGGCCCACTTGTAGAAGAGGTAGGCCGCGAACGGCACCGTGTCGCGGACCTTGCCGCCGAGCAGGTCGCTGACCGGGCGGCCGAGGAGCCTGCCCTGCGCGTCGAGACAGGCGACCTCCACCGCCGAGGTGGTCCAGCCGCGCTCGTGGGAGCTGGGCACGGTCGGCAGCAGGGCGGCGTCGATGGCGGCCGCGACGGCCGTCGTGTCGAAGACGTCCATGCCGACGACGACCTTCGCCGCCGCCTGAAGCCGCTCCAGACGGGCGACGCCCCCCGGGGACTCGCCGAGGCCCACCGTGCCATCCTCCAGGACGAGTTGGAGGATGACCCGCAGGGCGAGCGGCTCATGGACGCCGCTCGAGTTGAGCAGGGGCGGGTCGCGGAAGGCGATCGGGGTGACGATCAGCTCGCGGATCCGGGTGCCGGCGCCGGTGCTCATGCGCGGACCGCCTCCAGGCCGTGGTCGATGAGTTTCGCGAGCCGGGCGACATGCTCCGGCGCCGGGTCGAGCAGCGGCGCCCGTACGCCGCCCACGTCCAGGCCCCGGAGCGTCACCCCGGCCTTGACGAGCGCCACGGCGTATCCCGGGACCTCGTCGCGGAGTTCGACGAGGGGGCCGTAGAACTCGTCCAGGAGCCTCGTGACCAACTCCCTGTCGTCGCGCTGCAGCGCCTGGTGGAAGGCCAGCGCGATCTCCGGGGCGAAGGCGAACACGGCCGAGGAGTACAGGTCGACGCCGATGCCGCGATAGGCGGGCGCGGTCATCTCCGCCGTGGGCAGGCCGTTGAAGAACTGGAAGTCCGCGCCGCCGGGCAGGGCGCGTACGGCCCGGACGATGCGGTGCATCCGCTCGATGTCGCCGATGCCGTCCTTGAGGCCGATGACCTGCGGTAGGGCGGCGATCTCGGCCGCCGTGGCATCGGTGAGGCGGGCGGCCCCGCGCTGGTAGAAGATCACCGGCAGTCCGGTCGCCGCGGTGACCTCCTCGACGTAGCGCACCAGGCCTCCCTGCGGCGCCGTCACCAGGTACGGGGGCAGCAACAGGATGCCGTCGGCGCCGGCGCGTTCGACGCGGGCGGCCTGGTCGCGCGCCACCGGGGGCGGGCCGCCCGCCGCGGCCAGGACGGGCACACGTCCGGCGGTCGTCCGCACGGCGACCCGCGTGGCCTGTTCGATCTCGTCCGGCGTCAGCGCGTGGAACTCGCCGGTGCCACAGGCGACGAACACACCGCCCGCGCCGGCGGCGACCCCGGACTCGATGTGCTGGTCGAGCCGTTCCTCGTCCAGCGATCCGTCCGCGCCGAACGGCGTGACCGGAAAGAACAGCACTCCTTGGAACTTCATGTCTCCCTCAGTTCGCATGTATGAACTGGTTTCACACATCTAAATGCTCGGTCAAGCTAAGAATCGTTTCAGTCCCATGTCAAGACATGGCTCGGGGATTCACCCCCGGAAAACCGGCCACAGCGGGTTGTGTGCGACTCGGGGAGGTCGTACGTGCGTGCGACCAGTCGAACGAGGTGAGTGGAGGGATTTCGTCCCGGCGGGGGCCCTCGGGGCGCTCCGTGGCGTCATCGCTGTGCAGATTCCGTGAACCACCTGGCCGGGGCGCGCAGGCGCGATGTGCGGATGCCGGGAGGGGGCCTTCACCAAACCCTCTGCCGGGCTGGCCTGAAGGCACCTTGCTCCGTCAACTCTCAACGCCCCAAGGTGGATTGAGCACTTGAGCATCAGGAGTCACAAGCGCGTTGCTTGGCCCCGGCGACCGACAAGTCCGGGGTGCAGACGGGGGAACTGAATGCGGTGTGCGTCGTAGCGTCGCTCGTGTGGGGGGCGTCTTCGCGCGCCGGAAAGGGAATGCCTCCCTCCGCCACCTCTTGGTGCATTTGTCCGGTGCCCAAGACAGGGAGTAGGAGGGGAATGCCGATGAGCGCGGTGAGCGCCGCCAGGCCGACGTATCCCGGCGTCTACGTCGAAGAACTTCCCAGCAGCACCCGCACGATCTCGACCCTGACCACGTCCGTGACCGCCTTCGTGGGCCACACCCGGCGCGGTCCGCTCAACGAGCCGGTACGCGTCACCAGCTTCACGGAGTTCGAGCGCCGCTTCGGCGGCCTGAGCGCCCAGAGCGCCGTCGGCTACGCGGTCCACCAGTTCTTCGGCAACGGCGGCACCGTCGCGGTGATCGTCCGTGTCGCCAAGGCCGGCAGCGGCAGGGCCGCCTGCGTCACCCTCAAGTCCACCGAGGGCCACAGCGAGGGCCCGGTCCTCGAGGTGCACGCCAAGGAGCCCGGCGTCTGGGGCAACGGCCTGCGGGTCGCCGTCGACCACGACACGCCGTGCCCCGACGAAACCTTCAACCTGCGTGTCTACGACGCCAAGGGCGACGCCCGTGAGAGCTTCACCGGCCTGTCCATGGACGCCGCGCACGGCCGCTACGCACCGACCGTGATCAACGCGGGCTCCAAGCTGATCCGCGTCGAGGCCGTCGGCGAGGGCCGCCCCGACCCGTCCGGCACCGTCTCCAAGCCGTTCGGCCACGAGCTGCCGAACCTCGCGGTCGACCTGACGGTCAAGATCGGCGAGGTGGAGCGCGAGTTCACGCTCTACGACCCCGACTGCGACGGCGAAGCCCCGTGCAGCGTGGCCGAGTTGGCGCTGCTGCTGGAGCGCAAGCTGCGCGCCCTGCCCGACGCGCCCGGCAAGCACGCCTTCGCGGGCGCCGAGGTCACCCCGTTCGGCCGCCGTATCCAGGTCGTCGCCGGCTCCACCGACCCCGAGGACGTCGTCCGCTTCCTCGGCGAGTGCGCCAACGACCTGGGCCTGGAGGCCTCCGTCAACC comes from the Streptomyces sp. NBC_00443 genome and includes:
- a CDS encoding 5-dehydro-4-deoxyglucarate dehydratase, with the protein product MKFQGVLFFPVTPFGADGSLDEERLDQHIESGVAAGAGGVFVACGTGEFHALTPDEIEQATRVAVRTTAGRVPVLAAAGGPPPVARDQAARVERAGADGILLLPPYLVTAPQGGLVRYVEEVTAATGLPVIFYQRGAARLTDATAAEIAALPQVIGLKDGIGDIERMHRIVRAVRALPGGADFQFFNGLPTAEMTAPAYRGIGVDLYSSAVFAFAPEIALAFHQALQRDDRELVTRLLDEFYGPLVELRDEVPGYAVALVKAGVTLRGLDVGGVRAPLLDPAPEHVARLAKLIDHGLEAVRA